From Micropterus dolomieu isolate WLL.071019.BEF.003 ecotype Adirondacks linkage group LG06, ASM2129224v1, whole genome shotgun sequence:
tatatataataaaaaatataattttcctcaataacaatataacaaatgttcaataaatgttttatttaattaatttgaattgccaacaaattagcactttattttctattaagatatttattttgttgaggaaagggactaaaaaaaagattttccttattacttattttcctcatgcatatttgttataaaacggttttatcattattgttttttaaatgttctacctcagatatgttaagtgattcactgtttagAATCAGAAAGCTTGCTCAAGgatttatggtcagaacaaacagttctgaccataaagaaaagtttaactactactaataaattagatttatatagcgcttttctAAGCACTCAAAGACGCTTTACAAAGGTAAGATGAAAgtaattggttaaaaaaaagaagaggaggagagacggGAAGGAAGTTAACTGGGTAATGCAGTCTGGAAAAGGTGGGTGACAATGAAGCTGATGTGTTGAGTGAAAAGGTCTGGGTGTAGTGGGTGAAGGTGTTGGGGTCGATGATGAGGATTTCAGATTTATTGCAGTTGAGTTTGAGGAAGTTCTGTTGCATCCAAGACTTTAAGTCGGTGATGGATTTGGAGGAGAGGTAAAGTTGAGTGTCATCGGCATAGCAGTGAAAATGGAGGCCATGACGGCGGAGGACTTGTAGTTGTTTATGGAGATGTATTGGTGTCTGTCAGAAAGGTAGGAGTTGAGCCAGGAGAAGGCAGTGCCGGTTATGCCGAGTGAGTACTGAAGCCATGTGAGAAGGATGGAGTTGTTGATGGTGTCGAAGGCAGCACTGAGGTCGAGGAGGACAAAGACGATGAGGAATCCAGAGTCAGCAGATAGAAGTATGCCATTGGTGATTTTAAGTAGGGCAGTTTCTGTGCTGTTTGAGGTGGAAGCCTGATTGGAAAGTTTCAAAGAAGTTATTGAAGTCGAGGTGGGATTTGAGTGGAGCAGTGAAAGCTTGCTCAAGGATTTTGGAGACAAAAGGAAGATTGTTTGTTgtcaaggtacaaggtacaagaGGTCGAGTCCAGGTTTTTTAAGTATGGTGACAGTAGCAAGCTTCTTATCTCAATCTGCGATAGAAAGTGAATGAGCTcatttctgaaaatgttaaactatcctttaatttagattttctaAAATCTCTGTAAGATTCTGGTTTTAGGGAAAACATGGGTcaattaaaacactttttacatgtttttttactgGCAAAAAGTTCACAGGCCTCCATGGAAACATTTCTGTAACTAAAATAGTTTAACTTGGACAATTAAAACagtgtgcttttgttttttttccagaggGCTCGTGGCACATTTTACACaacaaaatcctgtgggaagCAAAAAAACAGCTTCACTCAGCAGTTCAATCCCACACTAATGCAAAGTTTGTGAGCTCACATTGTACCTTCAGCAGCTTTAAAGACCTAAACATGTGTACAGGAACTCCACAGTGCACATGTCCTATAGCTGTCCACTCTCCTCCATCAGATTGAGAGTAATCAGTTATTCTCTTTTTGTGGTGACTCCCTGTTGGAGCTGCGTAGATACAAGGGTTATCGTAGTTCATCCAGCCCACTTGCTTAACTTACCCTTTTCTCACCTTCTTGATGTCTCCCTTGTTACAGGTACTCTATCGACCGTCGGACTGACATGGACCGCCTGTTCAATGTGCATCCAGGGAATGGATCTGTGTTTCTGCTCAAAAGCCTGGACAGAGAGGAGTCTGCCTGGCATAATATTTCAATCATAGCTACTGAGTTCAGTAAGTCGAGCAGGGGCCAGGGGTATTTGCAGAGATGATGTGATGTGTTGGCGCAGAGTAGAAATTTATGGAGCTAGacaaacttttcttttcttttgaattATATCAtctttatgtttatgtgtgaggTCAGTGGTGAAAGGTTAAAGACACAACTTAGGACCAGGAAGGAAAATGTTGAAAGCGTATGACAAGGTCCCCTTAAGCAAGGCAATGAACTGCTCAGTGGTAGCTTACAGTGTGAATGTATGGACGAGTGTGAAGGTGGACCAGGTATTAGGTTTTCCCCAACATGAAGTCTTTAAGTCTTTTCTGTGTTTGCCTTCCAGATAATCCCCGTCAGAGCAGCCATGTTCCGGTCTACATCCACCTGCTGGACATCAACGACAACGCTCCCACCTTTGCCACTGTGTATGAAACCTTTGTCTGTGAGAAGACTAAGGCTGGTCAGGTACTACAGCTTTATCACTTCACGCTTTGGATATATAGGCAGGAGGTGAGATGGGGTTCAATAGTATTTTATCTTATGAATCCAGTATCAAATCCACATATGGTGTGCATGTATAGAATCCCTTATAAAATCCATTTAAGTTAATCTCTTAAAATGTGCATATTGTTGGCTAAAAGGTTGGATACAGTTCTTTCTTTTGAGAGGTAACATACATACAACACTGTTCATAGCCAGCTACAACATCAAAATGAGTTGAAGAGCAAAAGATATGAAGTGTTGATTAGCTTTGTATCTGACACACTGAAGTAACAGCTGGAGCCTACTCACTTTAGAACATCTTACTAGAACATCTTACTTTTCATGAGGTAGTTGATAAGCTTAAATGCATGATATGATATGCGTGCGTGTAACTGGAAGACTGACTCCTGAGAATGGAGCAATCAATGAGATTGTTTCACCAGAGAAGACTCACCACTTTGTTGGTTTTGCTGAATGGCAAAATGAGTGCAGCACACTCATGAACATAGAGTGGTGTTGGCTGAGTGCAAACACTGGCTTGGGTGTGGTCTTTGTCAAGATGTTCACAGCTGATATAATCTACCCACAGGGTAATATTTAATAGAGTGAATTTGTTACCCTCATAGCTTAGCAAATTGTTACTATTTTACCTGGAACCCTTTGGTAACCTGCCATTCCCACTCTGCATCAGCTAGCAGCTGAGGATTGCAGGGGGCTGTTCAGACTCATTGATCCTTTATCTGACTGAGGTTTGTGCAAGTTAGCATTTATGGCCCCCGACCTCGGCTCTGAAATACCAGCAGCCTAGCTGTGCCCTGTATTGATGACGCCTGgcgctgtccgtggtgctgaagtAGCAGACTGATTTGTAACTGCAACTTTCTGTCAGTTTATCAAACTGTTTGTTGTAAACATCCACAACTTCCTGGTCCAACTTTGATCTACTATGCGTACTATAGTTTTACATACGCAGTTTTCCTGGGCGATGAAGAGTTATCAGGCGCACTCATTAAGTTTGACCCCTAAATTAAGTGGTTAAGATAGTCTGGATAAAATGTTGATTTGTATGAAACCTGTCTGATTGTCTGACTGCTCATGTTTGTTGACCCATTGTCCATGTTAATAGATCTCGCAGCAATGCTCTAGTCAGTGTTATCAGAATATAAACAATGGACAAAGTTTTAGGGCTGTGTCGAGAAATACTAAAGGCATGAGAACACCACCTTTTGAAAATAGTGGCACCaaaaacaattttattattGATACCATTATGGGACATACACTCattggccactttattaggaacaccttgctagtaccaggTCAGACCCCCTTTTGgggggatggacatggtcagcaacaatacagGAAGGCTGTCgcatttaaacaatgctcaattggcactaaggggccaaAAGTgggccaagaaaatatcccccacaccattacaccaccaccaccagtctGAACCGTTGATCCAttcaggatggatccatgctttcatgttgtttacgcccaATTcggaccctaccatctgaatgttgccgCTGAAATCGagattcatcagaccaggcaatgtTTTTCTAATCTTCTATTGTCCCAATTTTGGTAAACCTGTGTGAATTGTaacctcagtttcctgttcttagctgacaggagtggcccctggtgtggtcttctgctgctgtagcccatctgcttcaaggtttgacgtgtattctgcataccttggttgtaacgagtggtaatttgagttactgttgcctttctgtcatctcaaaccagtctgcccattctccacTGAcgtctgacatcaacaaggctttttcgtccacacaactgccgctcactggatattttctgtttttctgaccattctctgtaaaccctagagatggttgtgcgtgaaaatcccagtagatcagcagtttctgaaatactcagaccagcccgtctggcaccaacaaNNNNNNNNNNNNNNNNNNNNNNNNNNNNNNNNNNNNNNNNNNNNNNNNNNNNNNNNNNNNNNNNNNNNNNNNNNNNNNNNNNNNNNNNNNNNNNNNNNNNcaccgtgcaggacgtttggcatttgccagagaacaccaagattggcaaattcgccactagcgccctgtgctcttcacagatgaaagcaggttcacactgagcacatgtgacagacgtgacagagtctggagacgccgtggagaacattctactgcctgcaacatcctccagcatgactgGTTTGGCGGTGGCGATTTGATTTAAATGACATGACTTGACTCCCCAGATaagaataactacattaaaggaCCCactagtctcgatagcagtagtGATAAACTtggaccttattgatttttggGTTTTatagaaattttggaaccgggtatCGATTCCCATCCCCATAGCTAATCTAGTTAACTCTAGCACATTAAACAGCATAAAAGCCTGCAAGCAAGTGTTTGCATCACTCAGTTTAGATACTAAATGgttcttattttttaaaaccacTAAGAAAATGCACTCAGATTTATATCAATTATAAAAATCtgagtttttatatatatatatatatatataatcaatgtctttgacattatttttcatttgttatgatttcAGTTGGACAAAGCAATCATCCCTCCtatcagactgaacagaaatcCTGTTTCTGCAGTGCAGGGCTGTTACATTTGGAAGTTTGCATGTGTTTTGCTATTTTAGAAATCTCAGCAAAACTACATCGTAGTTGGATGAAGTTTGACTTCAAATGGACCTCAACTCTCTAAAGGATTGGGAGGAGTTCTGATGAGAGTCTGaaaaggaggaaacagaggagaaaaatgaagtatgtttaaaaaaaatataggtGGTATAGTGATCACTGTTAAAATTAGAAACCAAGGCGTCTGTTGACTCTACAGCTGTGTATGAAAACTGCTGTGTATGCACAACAGAAACCTGCACCTACAGGGTATATTTAAACCTCACTGCAATACTGTTCATTATTGATGCTAGGCATTTGGATAGTTTGAGTTCTGTTGCTCTCCCGTTAGTAATTGTCCATTAACCACGGCATCAATACATCTGGGGAATATTCTGATGTTCACAAAGTAAAATGCCTAAAGTCCTCTGTAATTTGCTCTGTTGCAGCAGGTATTGATCAGGGTGTCCAAAGACTCTGAAGATATGTTGAAACTTTCCTGATCATGGAAAGCTAACTGAGCTGCTGCCAAAAAAGAGGAATAGGACACAACGTATGATTTATTCATTATAGAAAAGTGTTCCATATAAATGCAGAAAATTGCAGGATGAGCTAAAAAGAAATCATATTGATGTATGGATTGATGGGTGACATAATACTGACAGGAGATGGAGATTGGAACTGAGCCTTTATTTCTATGCAGGAGAACTGATGAGGAACATATGGAACCATGGAGTTCTGTGATATGATATGCCAGGAGGGCACACTTACACACAATTCAATTTAATCATGTGTTTGTACTTTTGTCTGTGACTGTATCACCTATTCACATTGTTATTATGTTACTGTTAAGTGTTTTCTAATTATGATATATACTGTATCTCTTTATGTAAAGAAATCATTATGATTGACTGGTTCATAATTACCAGCTGATGTTAGTTTGATGTTATATTTTGGAGTGGATAGTGAAACCAGACACTGAATATGTTACAGaacattcagttttttttcataGAGCAATTTGCCTCCACTTTGACAGGCAGACCAAAAGACAGAAGCAAAAGCATCTCAGTTCTATTATCGATGGAGTGCTGTGAAGCTGTGAATAGCTGCATTCAGCAACTAGTTCAAAAATAGAGAATGCTCTGTGAGCAGTCCACAGACAGTGGGAAAAGATTTTCAAGTAGCTGTGATATTTTGAACAGGCTACAGTAGGACTGAATGCAGCAGCTTCCAGTGGAGCACAGTTATGTGATTCAGTTCACTtccaagtttaaaaaaagtatatatcAAGGACAGGATGAAAGGGGAGAATATTGGCCTCACATAATTTGTGAGAATTTCACAGCTAGTGTTGATTTACTATAAACAGCATATGTACCAACTGTGCAGATGTTGGCTGTAGCTAGCTAACAACGTACATGTACATTTTGACCGTATGgttgtgcctgtgtgtgcatttgtgtgacAGCTCACACTCCTAACCTGGCGTTCAGGCCAAACACTGccctgaatttaaaaaacataaggGACTGAGATGGTGGGTAAATAGGACCATTTAGACGAGGGAGTCCAGCTTGGGGAACAGATCAGAGAATTTAAAAATTTAGACACCAAACCCTGAATAGAGGTTTATACCACtgttagggctgggcaataaaacaaataatatataatatatatataataaaaaatataattttcctcaataacaatataacaaatgttcaataaatgttttatttaattaatttgaattgccaacaaattagcactttattttctattaagatatttattttgttgaggaaagggactaaaaaaaagattttccttattacttattttcctcatgcatatttgttataaaacggttttatcattattgttttttaaatgttctacctcagatatgttaagtgattcactgtttagAATCAGAAAGCTTGCTCAAGgatttatggtcagaacaaacagttctgaccataaagaaaagtttaactactactaataaattagatttatatagcgcttttctAAGCACTCAAAGACGCTTTACAAAGGTAAGATGAAAgtaattggttaaaaaaaagaagaggaggagagacggGAAGGAAGTTAACTGGGTAATGCAGTCTGGAAAAGGTGGGTGACAATGAAGCTGATGTGTTGAGTGAAAAGGTCTGGGTGTAGTGGGTGAAGGTGTTGGGGTCGATGATGAGGATTTCAGATTTATTGCAGTTGAGTTTGAGGAAGTTCTGTTGCATCCAAGACTTTAAGTCGGTGATGGATTTGGAGGAGAGGTAAAGTTGAGTGTCATCGGCATAGCAGTGAAAATGGAGGCCATGACGGCGGAGGACTTGTAGTTGTTTATGGAGATGTATTGGTGTCTGTCAGAAAGGTAGGAGTTGAGCCAGGAGAAGGCAGTGCCGGTTATGCCGAGTGAGTACTGAAGCCATGTGAGAAGGATGGAGTTGTTGATGGTGTCGAAGGCAGCACTGAGGTCGAGGAGGACAAAGACGATGAGGAATCCAGAGTCAGCAGATAGAAGTATGCCATTGGTGATTTTAAGTAGGGCAGTTTCTGTGCT
This genomic window contains:
- the LOC123972458 gene encoding cadherin-9-like; the protein is MKYSIDRRTDMDRLFNVHPGNGSVFLLKSLDREESAWHNISIIATEFNNPRQSSHVPVYIHLLDINDNAPTFATVYETFVCEKTKAGQVLQLYHFTLWIYRQEVRWGSIVFYLMNPVSNPHMVCMYRIPYKIHLS